The following proteins are encoded in a genomic region of Planococcus lenghuensis:
- a CDS encoding uridine kinase family protein — protein sequence MDRLVREIADWLNAADRRLVIGISGHGAAGKTTFANGLMNRLNREQVNYMNTDPYIISSNVRKHTRISYTYENEEHQDKMTACHPAAHHVAALERDIRMLRPGLDVFTIDTSFMKSEVLSADRNVAIVEGMSVAFSNPDLFDLNLYVYTDGDTEFQRRSGRDIKERGMDLTYLRQSHAERRIQYEVFMHTYSAQFDIIINNSNDAARVEKNSLNSFQRPGTEN from the coding sequence ATGGATCGATTAGTACGAGAAATCGCGGATTGGCTCAATGCTGCTGACAGACGGCTGGTTATCGGCATTTCAGGGCACGGGGCGGCCGGGAAAACGACTTTTGCGAATGGGCTGATGAACCGGCTGAACCGGGAGCAAGTAAATTACATGAACACGGATCCGTATATTATCAGCTCGAACGTGCGGAAGCACACACGGATTTCCTATACATACGAGAACGAAGAACATCAGGACAAAATGACAGCGTGCCACCCGGCAGCCCATCATGTGGCCGCTTTAGAGCGGGATATCCGAATGCTCCGCCCAGGACTTGACGTCTTTACAATCGATACGTCGTTCATGAAAAGTGAAGTGCTGTCTGCGGACAGGAATGTGGCGATTGTCGAAGGGATGTCTGTCGCCTTCAGCAATCCGGATTTATTCGACTTGAACCTCTACGTCTACACGGACGGGGATACGGAATTTCAGAGAAGATCCGGTCGTGATATCAAAGAAAGGGGCATGGACCTGACGTATTTGCGGCAGTCCCACGCCGAGCGCCGGATTCAGTATGAAGTGTTCATGCATACGTACAGCGCACAATTCGATATCATTATCAACAATTCCAATGACGCAGCACGAGTGGAGAAGAATTCGCTGAATTCATTTCAAAGGCCCGGTACAGAGAATTGA
- a CDS encoding DUF1934 domain-containing protein → MRTPVKIRLTTTIQQPGTEAETFELWSSGTMTVKNGQRYLQYEEKQDELDIRTTVKIGETEALILRSGGLDMRLPFLLDAEQQGNYTNEQGTFLLTTATHELVASDTRFFVHYDLAMGASAVGEYKMEIIYTEVTS, encoded by the coding sequence ATGCGAACACCGGTGAAAATCAGACTTACAACGACCATCCAGCAGCCCGGAACGGAAGCGGAAACGTTTGAACTGTGGTCATCGGGGACGATGACGGTCAAAAACGGCCAGCGGTACCTGCAGTATGAGGAAAAACAGGATGAGCTCGATATCAGGACGACCGTGAAGATTGGAGAAACGGAAGCGCTGATTCTGCGGAGCGGCGGACTTGATATGCGACTGCCGTTTTTATTGGACGCGGAGCAGCAGGGCAATTATACAAACGAACAAGGCACATTTTTGCTGACGACGGCGACCCATGAATTAGTCGCAAGTGACACCCGGTTTTTCGTCCATTATGATCTGGCGATGGGCGCTTCAGCGGTCGGTGAATATAAAATGGAAATCATATACACGGAGGTTACATCATGA
- a CDS encoding cation:proton antiporter, which yields MHEFNETFMQILLLLAIAIAVIGIARKLNQPDTIALVLVGLVLGITSFPFIDRAEAFITQSNVFQIIIISLFLPILLGDATLKLPFHHLYARRKTVVGMALGGTLLSFLIIGFSTHYLIGLPIAVAFTFAALMSATDPISVLSIFKSVGVSEKLSTIMEGESLFNDGIAVVLFQISSLYLLTYLEMGWAGLGSGIWMFLRFAIGGVLVGVILGFIFSQVIRFYDDYPFEIAVSALLFFGSFFIAEQLHVSGVIAVVAGGFVFGDYGGKIGMSEITERNINSFWDVIGLIANALIFLIVGLEIRNIDFTGQWGVILLAIVIVVGARIIALFLSTMPAKELNRKERILLNWGGLKGSLSIALALSLPPAFEGRETILLLTFAVVLFSLIVQGLTIKPLIRKLGL from the coding sequence ATGCACGAATTCAACGAAACCTTCATGCAGATTTTACTGCTGCTTGCCATTGCCATTGCAGTCATTGGCATTGCAAGAAAACTTAACCAGCCGGACACGATCGCGCTCGTGCTTGTTGGCCTGGTTCTCGGAATCACCAGTTTTCCATTTATCGACCGGGCAGAAGCGTTCATTACGCAATCGAACGTCTTTCAAATTATCATCATTTCATTATTCCTGCCGATTTTATTAGGGGATGCGACATTGAAACTGCCGTTTCATCATTTATATGCACGCCGGAAAACGGTCGTCGGCATGGCGCTCGGCGGTACGCTCTTGTCGTTTCTCATCATTGGCTTCAGCACCCATTATTTGATCGGCTTGCCGATTGCGGTTGCTTTCACATTCGCAGCGCTCATGAGTGCGACCGATCCTATTTCCGTGCTGTCCATCTTCAAATCGGTCGGTGTATCGGAAAAGCTGTCGACCATCATGGAAGGCGAATCGCTGTTCAATGACGGGATTGCCGTCGTGCTGTTCCAGATTTCTTCTCTTTATTTACTTACATACTTGGAAATGGGTTGGGCTGGACTCGGAAGCGGCATTTGGATGTTCCTGCGCTTTGCTATTGGCGGCGTTTTGGTAGGCGTCATCCTTGGCTTCATCTTCTCCCAAGTGATTCGCTTCTACGATGATTATCCGTTTGAAATCGCCGTTTCCGCACTGTTATTCTTCGGCAGTTTCTTCATTGCGGAACAGCTGCACGTTTCAGGCGTTATCGCCGTTGTCGCCGGCGGCTTCGTCTTTGGTGACTATGGCGGTAAAATCGGCATGTCGGAGATTACCGAGCGCAATATCAATTCATTTTGGGATGTTATCGGACTTATTGCGAATGCGCTGATTTTTCTTATCGTCGGACTGGAAATCCGCAATATCGACTTTACCGGACAATGGGGTGTCATCCTGCTGGCCATCGTAATTGTGGTCGGTGCGAGAATTATTGCCTTGTTCCTCAGCACGATGCCGGCAAAGGAACTGAACCGGAAAGAGCGGATTCTATTGAATTGGGGCGGATTGAAAGGCAGTCTATCCATCGCGTTGGCGCTCAGCCTGCCGCCGGCATTTGAAGGGCGGGAGACGATCCTGCTGCTGACATTCGCGGTTGTGCTGTTTTCCTTAATCGTCCAAGGGCTGACCATCAAACCGCTGATCCGGAAACTCGGACTTTGA
- the speB gene encoding agmatinase has product MRFDDTYSGKVFIKSHPNYEESKAVIYGMPMDWTVSFRPGSRFGPAKIREVSIGLEEYSPYLDRDLDDVKFFDAGDIPLPFGNAEQSLEIINNYIHQLLKDDKIPVGLGGEHLVSLPVMKAVAEKYDDLAVIHMDAHTDLREHYEGYEYSHSTPIRKIADVIGPKNVYSFGIRSGMKEEFDWAKENGMHISKFEVLEPLKKVLPTLDGRPVYITIDIDVLDPAHAPGTGTVDAGGITSRELLAAIHAIAASGVNVVGFDLVEVAPVYDHSDQTANTASKLIREMLLGWVR; this is encoded by the coding sequence ATGCGTTTTGACGATACGTATTCAGGCAAAGTGTTCATTAAAAGCCATCCGAATTACGAAGAATCCAAAGCGGTCATTTACGGCATGCCGATGGACTGGACGGTATCTTTCCGTCCGGGCTCCCGCTTCGGTCCTGCCAAGATCCGCGAAGTGTCGATCGGTCTGGAAGAGTACAGCCCGTATCTTGACCGGGATCTCGATGACGTGAAATTCTTCGATGCAGGGGACATACCGCTGCCGTTCGGCAACGCGGAACAGAGCCTTGAAATCATCAATAATTACATTCATCAATTATTAAAAGACGACAAAATCCCGGTCGGTCTCGGCGGCGAGCATCTCGTATCGCTGCCGGTCATGAAGGCGGTCGCCGAGAAATACGACGATCTCGCCGTCATCCATATGGATGCCCATACCGATCTTCGTGAACATTACGAAGGCTACGAATACTCCCATTCCACGCCGATCCGTAAAATCGCGGACGTCATTGGACCGAAGAATGTGTATTCATTCGGCATCCGTTCCGGAATGAAAGAAGAATTCGATTGGGCAAAAGAAAACGGCATGCACATTTCGAAGTTCGAAGTGCTTGAGCCGTTGAAGAAAGTCCTGCCGACGCTTGACGGGCGTCCGGTGTATATCACGATCGACATTGATGTACTGGATCCGGCGCACGCGCCTGGAACCGGCACAGTCGACGCTGGCGGCATCACGTCGCGCGAATTGCTCGCCGCCATCCATGCTATTGCGGCTTCAGGAGTCAACGTTGTCGGATTCGATCTCGTTGAAGTGGCACCGGTCTATGATCATTCCGATCAGACAGCAAACACAGCAAGCAAACTCATCCGGGAAATGCTGCTCGGCTGGGTGCGCTGA